The window CAAGCATCGCCAACAAGAAGGACATCTTCGTCATCCGCGCGAACGGTACGGTGGTGGGCAAGGGCTCCGGCGAATGGTGGTCCGGCAACGTGATGAGCGCGGTGCTGCAGCCGGGAGACACGATTTACGTGCCTGACAAAATCTCCGGCGGCAGCGGGATTTTCAAAAACGTGAGCCAGACCATATCGCTGCTCTCTGGCGCGGCAGTGGCTGTCAGCGTGATCAGGACTTTCTAAACGGAGTTTGCAAAATTGAATCCAATGGCGTTACCCCGGCCCTCATGCATTCTTCTGCTCGCGTTCGTTCTTGCCCTGGTTAGCACTGGATGGGGCCAGGAAACTGTGAAACCCACGGAGCAGTCAGACGGGAAACCCGTTCAGCAGGCCGATGATCCTGCCAAGGCCCCGGCCAGCAGCCAGCTCCCGGAAAAACCTGCGCCTCCGGCGGAGAAAAAGCCGGTGGAGAAAGAGCGGTCACCGGCCAGTGCCTCGCCCAAGGGATTTCTGCGTAACTTTGCTCAAGACCAAAAAGACATATGGACCAGCCCACTGCACGCTCGCGTGAGTGATCTGAATTGGCTTGCTCCCATGGCCGGCGTGACGTTCGGAATGATCAACGCCGATGCGGAGTTTTCTTCGCGGCTCTCCAATACCGGAACGCTGTTCAAACGCTCCAGTACGGCCTCGAATGGAGGGGTAGCGGTAATTCTCGCGGGGACCGGTGGGTTGTATTTTCTGGGAAGGATTCGGGAAGACGACCGGCAGCGGGAAACCGGCATTCTGGCCATGGAAGCGGCTGCGGACGCCGGGGTGGTGGTGGAAGTTTTCAAACTGGCCACGCAACGCCAGCGTCCTCAGGACGGAGCCGGACAGGGCAAATTCTTCCAGAGCAGTTCGATTTTGAATTCTTCATTTCCCTCGGCCCACAGCGTGGTAGCGTGGTCGGCGGCCACGGTGCTGGCGCATGAATATCCCGGCGTGTTGACGCAGGTGCTCAGCTACGGCCTGGCGACTGCCGTAAGCGTGACGCGCGTGACGGGCAAGCAGCACTTCACCAGCGACGCGGTAGTAAGCAGCGCCATGGGCTGGATGATTGGCCGCCATGTCTATTTTTCGCACCACCAGGGTGATCTGGCGGGCGGGATGTGGGGAACGTTTCATCACGACGGCCAGGAGGAAGGCGGGTCCATCGCGCACCGCTCGTCGCCGTATGTCCCCATGGACAGTTGGGTGTATGCGGCGTTTGACCGCCTGGCGGCGCTGGGCGCCGTCAACAGCGGGTTTGCCGGCTTGCGTCCTTGGACGCGGGCGGAGTGCGCGCGGCTCCTGGAAGAAGCCGAAGGCGAGGTGGACGAACAATCTGGCGATGAAGGCTCACGCGTGTATGCCGCGCTGGCCCGGGAGTTTGCTCCAGAGTTGAACGACACGCTGCGCAACGATGTAGCGATTGACTCGGTATACGCGCGCGCCACCAATATCTCCGGTACACCACTCACGGATGGCTACCATTTTGGACAGACCATCGTGAATGATTACGGGCGTCCGTACCAGAAGGGATTCAACGGGCTGGCCGGGTTTACCGCCAGCGGTTCCAGCGGCGCGCTGGGATTCTACCTTCGCGGGGAGTATGAACACGCTCCTTCGGCACCGGGAGTCTCACAAGCAGTGCTGGACCAGACCCTGCTTACCGACTTCAAGGTCCTGGGGCAGACGGCCGCGCCCATCGCAGCATTCAGCCAGCCCCGGTTGCTGGACACCTACGTGATGCTGAACATCAAGGGATGGCAGGCATCGTTTGGCAAACAAAGTTTGTGGCTGTCACCCACGCAAGATCCTTTCCTGCAAAGCACCAACGTCGAACCCATGTACATGCTCCGCGTATCGCAGACGGCGCCGCAGCAGTTGCCGGGCTTCTTGAAATACCTGGGGCCGTTCCGCACGGAATTCTGGGTGGGCAAGATGACCGGGCATCACTACATCAGCACACAGGGGCCGCTGGGCGACGTGGTCAGCCTGGGCCGGACGTTGTCCCGGCAGCCGATGGTGAACGGCACCAAGATCAACTTCAAGCCGACTCCAAATTTTGAGTTCGGCGTGGGACGCACCGGAGTTTTCGGCGGACCGGACTTCCCGATCACCGTGGGGTCCATGCGCCACGCGTTGCTTTCCACCACGAACGCGGCCGGGCGGGGGCACGATCCAGGCGACCGCCGGTCTACATTTGACTTCAGCTATCGCCTGCCGGGATTCCGCAACTGGCTTACGCTGTATGACGATTCGTTTGTGGAGGATGAGATATCTCCCATCGGCTATCCGCGGCGCGCTGCGCACACGCCCGGGCTCTACATGTCACAGGTGCCAGGTCTTCCGCATCTCGACCTGCGTGTGGAAGCCTCCTATACCAACCTGCCTGGGTTGATCCAAACGCCGGTGGGCGGCTTCTTCTACTGGAACACGCGTTACCTGGACGGCTACACCAACAAGGGCAACGTCATCGGAAACGGGACGGTGGGGCGGCAGGGAATTTCTCTGCGGGGATCGAGCACCTATTGGTTCGCATCCGACAAAACCGTGCAACTGGGGTACCGCAGCATGATCGCCGACGATATGTTCCTGGGCGGCGGCAACCTGCGCGACATCTATCTCAAGTCAGAATGGAGTTTCCGCAAGAGCGTTTCGGTTTCAGCGTTCCTGCAACACGAGTGGTGGAATTTTCCGTTGTTGAGCGCGGGACAGAAGCAGAATGATTTCACCGCGTCGTTTCAAGTAACATATTCGCCGCATTGGAGATTCAAACGTGGAAGCTAGCGGTTCCGCCCCCATCCCGATCTATGAACCTCCGCTGGGACCGGAGATCGGGAAGCCGGAAGGATGGGAACGCCGGGAGCAAAGCGCAGGTTTTGTGTCCAAACTGCGTTTGCTGTGGCGCGACCGCCGATTCTTGTGGCGCGTTACATGGATGACCGGGGTGTTGTCGGCGGTGGTGGCGTTGCTGCTTCCGGTGCACTGGAAAGGCGTGGTCAAGGTGGTCCCCAGCGAAGGCTCGGGCAGCATGGCGATGGGCGGCCTGCTCAGCCGGATCGCCAACAGCAGCGCTGCGTCCACGGGTTCAAGTTTGGGATTGGGGCTTGACGCGGCGAGTCTGCTGGGCGCCAAGACTCCCGGCGCGTTCTATGTGGAAGTCCTGAAAAGCCAGACGGTACGCGACCGGTTGATAGACCGCTTCGATCTGCAAACGCACTACTGGATGGGCGCCGGCCGATTCCCCTCGCTGAAAGGCAGCCGCTTCAAGACGCGCAAGAAGCTCGCGGCATTCACTGACATTGAAGAAGACAAGAAGAGCGGCGTCATCACGGTAACGGTCACCGACTACGACCAGCGGATGGCAGCCGCGATCGCCAATGCCTACATCCAGGAACTCAACCGCGCATCCGCCGACTTGAATGCGTCTGACGCGCATCGCGAACGCATCTTCCTGGAAGACCGCCTCAAAGGCGCCCGGCAGGATCTGGCGCGAGCGTCCGAAGAGCTGACGCAGTTCTCCAGCAAAAACAGTGTTATGGATCCGCAGTCGCAAAGTCGCGCCATGATGGATGCGGCGGCACGGTTGCAGGGAGAGCTCATCGCCAGGGAATCCGAATTGCGGAGCCTGGAACAGATATATTCCGCAGACAATACCCGAGTCCGCACCTTGCGGGCACACATCAGCGAACTACAGTCGCAACTCAAGAAGATGGTTGGAAGCTCCGTGTCGGCGCAAGGCACGGTCGAAGCAGCAGGCACGGTGCCTTATTCCATGCGAACGCTGCCGGCCCTGGGCACGCGCTACGCCGATCTGTACCGGGAAACCAAAATCCAGGAAACGGTGTACGAGTTCCTGACGCAGCAATACGAGATGGCGAAGATCCAGGAAGCCAAAGAGCTTCCCATGGTGAGAACCATGGACCCGGCGCTGCCGCCGGAAAAGAAATCAGGTCCCATACGGACGTTGGTGGTGAGCGCTAGCATGATGCTAGGTCTGTTCATGGCTTGCTCCTGGACCCTGGGCCGAGCGGCGTGGGACCGCGTGCCGGCGCACGATCCGCGGCGGCAGTTGGCGAAGGAGATTGGGAGTGACGTCCACAGCTTTGCCGCAAGATTCAGGCGAGGGAATTCGTAATTGTTTTGATATCGAAGTCAGCGGAGCGACAACCCGAGTGCCCCTGAGAAATATCAACCCGTTTCGGCGATTCCCGGCCAAGCCGGCCAGCAGCGTTGAACCTTACTTTCGCAAAATGGCGCAGTTGATCCCTGCGCTGCCCTACCAGGCCATTGATCAGATCGCTGCCGCCTTCCTGGAGGCATTGCAGGAAGGCAGGAGAGTTTTTGTCTTCGGCAACGGCGGCAGCGCCGCGTCCGCTTCGCACATGGCCTGCGACATGAACAAGGGGCTGGGGGAGCAGACGTCGGCGCGACGCATGAAAGTAATGGCGCTTACCGATAACGTTCCGGTGATGACGGCGCTGGCCAACGACTACGGTTACGAACATGTGTTCTCTGAACAGTTGAAGAATTTTGCCCAGGAACGCGACGTGGCCCTGGCCATCAGCGGGAGCGGCGACTCGCCCAATATTCTTTTGGCGTTGAAGACGGCGCGCGCGATGGGGGCCCGTACGGCGGGCGTGGCCGGGTTCCATGGCGGGGCGATGAAGTCCTTGTGCGATATTTGCGCGGTGGTGCCGTCGGACGACATGCGGATGATTGAAGACATGCATCACGCCATCCTGCATTCCATCTTCACCGCCATGCGGGAGACGCTGCGGGCCGAACAAGAAGCGGCCGCGGCAGCAGGACGGTTCGGCAGATAACTGCTGCCGCCAGTCATCAATCCATGCGAATCGCATTTGATCTGCGGAGAATCCACAACCCCGGTATCGGCAGGTACATGAAGGGCCTAACGGAAGCCGTGCTTGCGCTGGCGCCGCAAAACGATTACCTGTTGATTTTGCCGCCCGGCGGGGAAGAGATGGTCGCCGGCGCATCCTCCCGCGTGGAGCGAATCATTACTCCGCTGAAGTATTACTCATTGCGCGAACAGATTGAGCTGCCCGCCATGTTGCGCCGCCACAGAGTAGACCTGCTGCACGCGCCGCACTTCAATCTGCCGTTGCTGCGGAGCTGTCCCACGGTGGTAACTTTGCACGATGTGATTTACCTGGCTTGTCCGGACGACTTGTCGTCTCGGCTGGGCCGATGGTATTACCGCGGCATGATGATGGCGGCTGCTCGGCGCAGTAGCCGGATCGTCACTGATTCCGAGTTCTCTAAGAGTGACTTGATCCGTTATCTGCATGCCGACGCCGCGAAGATAGATGTTATCTATCCTGGGGTTGATCCGCTCTTTCAGCCAGTTAGCGACGAAGCCAGGCTGCAGGGCGTCCGCACGCGCTACGGCATTGAAGGCGACTACCTTATATATACGGGCATTTACAAGCCACGCAAGAACCATGCCGGGCTGTTGCGCGCGTTTCAGAGCCTTCTGCGCCGTCGCGTCTCAGTGCAGTTGGTGCTGGCCGGCCCTTTGAATGAAGGTGAAGCAGAGTTGCGTAAGCTGGCCGGCGAGCTGGGCGTTGCGGAGCGCGTGATCTTTACTGGGTTTGTCAGCGACGCCGACCTGTCTGCGCTGTACTCGGGAGCGCGAGTCTACGCGTGCCCGTCGCTTTACGAGGGATTTGGTTTTACCGTACTGGAAGCCATTGCGTGCGGCGTGCCGGTGGTCTGCGCCAGGGAAACATCTTTGCCGGAAGTCGCCGGCGATGCGGCCCTCTACGCCGACTCTCGCAACCCGGAAGAATTCGGCGCAGCCCTGCATCGCGCCTTCAGCGACGATGAGCTGCGCACAGCGCTACTCGAGAAAGGTCGCAAGAATGTCCGGCGCTTCCGCTGGGAGACCGCAGCGGCCCTGGTACTGGCCGTGTATGATCGCGCGCTGGGTGGCGGCGTGCGCCAACAAGTTGCTGCGTGATCTGTTCCGCGGCCACAGCCCATCAAGCCCACGGCGCGTGAGCGCCGAACGGTGATGATCGTCGAAGACGCAGCGCGCGTCGTTGATCGTTGAGGAGACAAGTCCCGGTGAGAATCGCCATTGATCCTTGGGTGCTGGCCAGCCGCTTCAGTCATCACGGAACGCACGTGTATGCGCGGAACCTGGTCGCCCAATTTCATAAGCTGGCTGCCTCGCATGCGGGAGTGGAGTTTTGTCTCTTCCGGCCGTCCGGCAACGTGAACGGCGACAAACTTTTCCAGCCGAGCCCGGGCTTTGAACTGGTTGCAGCGCCGATGGTGCGGAACGATCGGCTGTGGCGGTTGGCGGGCGCTAATCGCGCGGCGGCGCGTTCGCATGCCGACCTGCTGTTTTCTCCGACCTCGAATACTCTGGCCTGGGGCAAGGTGCCGGTGGTGGCGACCATCCATGACACCACGCCCACGGTGATGCCTTCGCACTCGGGCCGAGTCAACTTCATGTTGCGGTCGCTTATGAGGGCCGCGGTAAAGTTCTCGCGGGCCATCATCACCGTTTCCGAGTATTCCAAGCAAGATTTGATCAAGACATACGGCGTGGCCGGAGAGAAGATATCGGTGGTCTATAACGGATATGACCGCAGCGTGTTCAACGCGGCGCCAGTTGATGCCGAAAAGCTGCGCGTGCTGCGCGAAAAACTGGGGATTCGCCGGCCATATGTGTTTCATCACAGCGTTATCCAACCCAGGAAGAATTTGGTCAGACTGATTCAGGCGTATCGTCTGCTGTTGGAGAAGAACCCGAGTATGGAGCTTGACCTGGTGCTGGCGGGGCCGCTGGGCTGGCAGTATGAGGGCGTGGTAGCTGCTGCCCAGGGGCATGAACACGCACGCGGGCGGGTGCTGTTGCCCGGAGCTTTAGCTGACGTTGAACTGGCCGCGCTGATCAAGGGCGCGTCGCTGGTGGTGATACCGTCGTTATACGAAGGTTTTTGTTTACCGATGATTGAAGCCATGGCCTGCGGCGCGGCGGTGATCGCGTCGGGAACGTCCTGCTTGCCGGAAGTTTCCGGGAAGACGCTGCGGTATTTTAATCCAACTTCAGTGGAAGAAATGGCGGAGCAGATGCAATCTGTTCTCTGCGACGCTGCGCTGGCCCGCGAGCTGCAGCAGAGAGGACTGCAGCGGGCAGAAGCGTTCAGTTGGGAACGCTGCGCGGAAGAAACGCTGCGAGTGTTGCTGAACGCCGCACCGGGAGACGAACCCAAAATGAGCGACTGCGTGAGGCAATGATGGACGAGACCATGACCACAGCGCTTCCCGGCAAGAGGCA is drawn from Terriglobia bacterium and contains these coding sequences:
- a CDS encoding SIS domain-containing protein; this translates as MPLRNINPFRRFPAKPASSVEPYFRKMAQLIPALPYQAIDQIAAAFLEALQEGRRVFVFGNGGSAASASHMACDMNKGLGEQTSARRMKVMALTDNVPVMTALANDYGYEHVFSEQLKNFAQERDVALAISGSGDSPNILLALKTARAMGARTAGVAGFHGGAMKSLCDICAVVPSDDMRMIEDMHHAILHSIFTAMRETLRAEQEAAAAAGRFGR
- a CDS encoding phosphatase PAP2 family protein, with the translated sequence MKPTEQSDGKPVQQADDPAKAPASSQLPEKPAPPAEKKPVEKERSPASASPKGFLRNFAQDQKDIWTSPLHARVSDLNWLAPMAGVTFGMINADAEFSSRLSNTGTLFKRSSTASNGGVAVILAGTGGLYFLGRIREDDRQRETGILAMEAAADAGVVVEVFKLATQRQRPQDGAGQGKFFQSSSILNSSFPSAHSVVAWSAATVLAHEYPGVLTQVLSYGLATAVSVTRVTGKQHFTSDAVVSSAMGWMIGRHVYFSHHQGDLAGGMWGTFHHDGQEEGGSIAHRSSPYVPMDSWVYAAFDRLAALGAVNSGFAGLRPWTRAECARLLEEAEGEVDEQSGDEGSRVYAALAREFAPELNDTLRNDVAIDSVYARATNISGTPLTDGYHFGQTIVNDYGRPYQKGFNGLAGFTASGSSGALGFYLRGEYEHAPSAPGVSQAVLDQTLLTDFKVLGQTAAPIAAFSQPRLLDTYVMLNIKGWQASFGKQSLWLSPTQDPFLQSTNVEPMYMLRVSQTAPQQLPGFLKYLGPFRTEFWVGKMTGHHYISTQGPLGDVVSLGRTLSRQPMVNGTKINFKPTPNFEFGVGRTGVFGGPDFPITVGSMRHALLSTTNAAGRGHDPGDRRSTFDFSYRLPGFRNWLTLYDDSFVEDEISPIGYPRRAAHTPGLYMSQVPGLPHLDLRVEASYTNLPGLIQTPVGGFFYWNTRYLDGYTNKGNVIGNGTVGRQGISLRGSSTYWFASDKTVQLGYRSMIADDMFLGGGNLRDIYLKSEWSFRKSVSVSAFLQHEWWNFPLLSAGQKQNDFTASFQVTYSPHWRFKRGS
- a CDS encoding lipopolysaccharide biosynthesis protein, whose translation is MEASGSAPIPIYEPPLGPEIGKPEGWERREQSAGFVSKLRLLWRDRRFLWRVTWMTGVLSAVVALLLPVHWKGVVKVVPSEGSGSMAMGGLLSRIANSSAASTGSSLGLGLDAASLLGAKTPGAFYVEVLKSQTVRDRLIDRFDLQTHYWMGAGRFPSLKGSRFKTRKKLAAFTDIEEDKKSGVITVTVTDYDQRMAAAIANAYIQELNRASADLNASDAHRERIFLEDRLKGARQDLARASEELTQFSSKNSVMDPQSQSRAMMDAAARLQGELIARESELRSLEQIYSADNTRVRTLRAHISELQSQLKKMVGSSVSAQGTVEAAGTVPYSMRTLPALGTRYADLYRETKIQETVYEFLTQQYEMAKIQEAKELPMVRTMDPALPPEKKSGPIRTLVVSASMMLGLFMACSWTLGRAAWDRVPAHDPRRQLAKEIGSDVHSFAARFRRGNS
- a CDS encoding glycosyltransferase family 4 protein; the protein is MRIAFDLRRIHNPGIGRYMKGLTEAVLALAPQNDYLLILPPGGEEMVAGASSRVERIITPLKYYSLREQIELPAMLRRHRVDLLHAPHFNLPLLRSCPTVVTLHDVIYLACPDDLSSRLGRWYYRGMMMAAARRSSRIVTDSEFSKSDLIRYLHADAAKIDVIYPGVDPLFQPVSDEARLQGVRTRYGIEGDYLIYTGIYKPRKNHAGLLRAFQSLLRRRVSVQLVLAGPLNEGEAELRKLAGELGVAERVIFTGFVSDADLSALYSGARVYACPSLYEGFGFTVLEAIACGVPVVCARETSLPEVAGDAALYADSRNPEEFGAALHRAFSDDELRTALLEKGRKNVRRFRWETAAALVLAVYDRALGGGVRQQVAA
- a CDS encoding glycosyltransferase family 4 protein, which encodes MRIAIDPWVLASRFSHHGTHVYARNLVAQFHKLAASHAGVEFCLFRPSGNVNGDKLFQPSPGFELVAAPMVRNDRLWRLAGANRAAARSHADLLFSPTSNTLAWGKVPVVATIHDTTPTVMPSHSGRVNFMLRSLMRAAVKFSRAIITVSEYSKQDLIKTYGVAGEKISVVYNGYDRSVFNAAPVDAEKLRVLREKLGIRRPYVFHHSVIQPRKNLVRLIQAYRLLLEKNPSMELDLVLAGPLGWQYEGVVAAAQGHEHARGRVLLPGALADVELAALIKGASLVVIPSLYEGFCLPMIEAMACGAAVIASGTSCLPEVSGKTLRYFNPTSVEEMAEQMQSVLCDAALARELQQRGLQRAEAFSWERCAEETLRVLLNAAPGDEPKMSDCVRQ